The following are encoded in a window of Variovorax paradoxus genomic DNA:
- a CDS encoding tripartite tricarboxylate transporter TctB family protein has product MSDSETNGPGWHATATVGAVLFGLAAVIGYDVTLIAPAQAVGVGPTAAMRIVALLLVVLGLAHVTKALRMRAALHGKKTSELGAVLTNRAALGWVLGGLIGMILILQFGGGFVIGSTWLFVSTARAFGQAIRIKSPAIGFLLAAIVFAFFTRALSLSLPAGPLERLFLG; this is encoded by the coding sequence ATGAGCGATTCGGAAACCAACGGTCCGGGCTGGCACGCGACGGCCACGGTCGGCGCCGTGCTGTTCGGGCTGGCCGCGGTCATCGGCTACGACGTGACGCTGATCGCGCCTGCGCAGGCGGTCGGCGTCGGGCCGACGGCCGCGATGCGCATCGTTGCGCTGCTGCTGGTCGTGCTCGGGCTTGCGCACGTCACCAAGGCTTTGCGCATGCGCGCTGCGCTGCACGGCAAGAAGACGTCGGAACTCGGCGCCGTGCTCACCAACCGCGCGGCGCTGGGCTGGGTGCTCGGCGGGCTTATCGGGATGATCCTGATCCTGCAGTTCGGCGGCGGATTCGTCATCGGCTCGACCTGGCTCTTTGTTTCGACCGCGCGAGCTTTCGGCCAAGCCATTCGCATCAAGTCGCCCGCCATCGGTTTTCTGCTCGCAGCCATCGTGTTTGCCTTCTTCACCAGGGCCTTGTCCCTGTCGTTGCCGGCTGGGCCGCTCGAGCGCCTGTTTCTCGGCTGA
- a CDS encoding enoyl-CoA hydratase/isomerase family protein, with amino-acid sequence MTTNIPLQLERDGAVATLRFNRPAALNAIDVPMANAFLAAARELAADRSVRAVLLSGAGKGFMAGGDLGVLSADPKQGAADLIGPLHEALTVLDAMDAPLVAQVHGVAAGAGLSLMLQADFVLAAEGTRFNLAYVNIGTSCDVGASWALPRLVGMRRAMEIAMFGDTYDTAAAERMGLINRAVPAAELEAEAMALAQRLAKGPTVALGNLRRLMRRSLDRDLASQLDAESVAFQTCAATDDFRIGLDAFFGKKPAAFTGC; translated from the coding sequence GTGACCACTAATATCCCGCTTCAGCTCGAGCGCGACGGCGCGGTGGCCACGCTGCGCTTCAACCGTCCAGCCGCGCTCAACGCCATCGACGTGCCGATGGCCAACGCCTTCCTCGCCGCCGCGCGCGAGCTGGCGGCCGACAGAAGCGTTCGCGCCGTGCTGCTGAGCGGCGCGGGCAAGGGCTTCATGGCCGGCGGCGACCTCGGCGTGCTGAGTGCCGACCCGAAGCAGGGCGCGGCCGACCTCATCGGCCCGCTGCACGAGGCGCTGACCGTGCTCGACGCCATGGACGCGCCGCTCGTCGCGCAGGTGCACGGCGTGGCGGCCGGCGCGGGCCTGAGCCTGATGCTGCAGGCCGACTTCGTGCTCGCGGCCGAAGGCACGCGCTTCAACCTGGCCTACGTGAACATCGGCACCAGCTGCGACGTCGGCGCCTCGTGGGCGCTGCCGCGCCTCGTCGGCATGCGCCGCGCGATGGAGATCGCGATGTTCGGCGACACCTACGACACCGCCGCGGCCGAACGCATGGGCCTCATCAACCGCGCGGTGCCCGCGGCCGAACTCGAAGCCGAGGCCATGGCCCTCGCGCAGCGGCTGGCGAAGGGCCCGACCGTGGCACTGGGCAACCTGCGCCGGCTGATGCGCCGCTCGCTCGATCGCGACCTCGCCAGCCAGCTCGACGCCGAGTCGGTCGCGTTCCAGACCTGCGCGGCCACCGACGATTTCCGCATCGGCCTCGATGCCTTCTTCGGCAAGAAGCCCGCGGCCTTTACCGGCTGCTGA
- a CDS encoding aldo/keto reductase yields the protein MSSRNLVRLGNTGLRVSRLCLGTMTFGSNADETESMSILDAATDAGVNFIDTANRYPSDASDERKGYTEKIIGKWLRGRRERFIVTTKAGGPMGPLPGDAGTSRKHLLSAIDASLARLGTDYVDLFQLHRDDPSTPLDETLEALETIVRSGRARYVGVSNWGAWRIARALGRSETLRLVKPVTVQPRYNLLFRQFERDLFPMCEAENLATLCYNPLAGGLLTGKYRGETEPGAETRFGAGNTAAAYRQRYWHEREFQAVSRIMELAQLAGLAPERLAVAWVLAQPGVTCTVIGASRASQLREVLQAGETKLNAPVLQELDAITREFRLGDAPPV from the coding sequence ATGAGCAGTCGCAATCTGGTCCGTCTCGGCAACACCGGGCTGCGAGTCTCGCGCCTGTGCCTTGGCACAATGACGTTTGGATCCAATGCCGACGAAACAGAGTCGATGTCGATCCTCGATGCAGCCACTGATGCGGGCGTCAATTTCATCGACACCGCGAATCGATACCCGAGTGACGCGTCTGACGAGCGCAAAGGGTACACAGAGAAAATCATCGGCAAATGGCTGAGGGGCCGCCGCGAACGCTTCATCGTCACGACAAAGGCCGGGGGCCCGATGGGCCCACTGCCAGGGGATGCCGGGACGTCGCGCAAACATCTCCTGAGCGCCATCGACGCGTCGCTTGCTCGGCTCGGTACCGATTACGTGGACCTGTTCCAGTTGCACCGAGACGATCCCTCCACGCCGCTCGATGAGACGCTCGAGGCGCTCGAAACCATCGTGCGAAGTGGCCGCGCCCGATACGTCGGCGTATCCAATTGGGGCGCCTGGCGCATCGCTCGCGCACTTGGGCGCTCCGAAACTCTCCGGCTGGTGAAGCCCGTGACGGTTCAGCCTCGCTACAACTTGCTGTTCCGGCAGTTCGAGCGAGACCTGTTCCCCATGTGCGAGGCGGAGAACCTCGCGACGCTCTGCTACAACCCGCTGGCCGGTGGCTTGCTCACGGGCAAGTATCGCGGCGAGACAGAGCCCGGTGCGGAAACGCGCTTCGGCGCAGGAAACACCGCAGCCGCATACAGACAGCGGTACTGGCACGAGAGGGAGTTCCAAGCAGTGAGCCGCATCATGGAGCTGGCTCAACTTGCCGGCCTGGCGCCTGAACGGCTCGCAGTGGCATGGGTATTGGCACAACCTGGCGTCACTTGCACGGTGATCGGGGCGAGCCGTGCATCCCAGTTGCGGGAAGTGCTGCAGGCCGGAGAAACGAAACTGAACGCACCTGTATTGCAGGAGCTGGACGCGATCACGCGAGAGTTCCGGCTCGGCGACGCACCGCCAGTCTGA
- a CDS encoding carboxylesterase family protein, with amino-acid sequence MTDTDTAAQAIRSWLGIPYATADRFRRPTLLPFNPALPYDQKGPAPLQAGDTSWLEADNGFSEDCLNLNVWAPEDAGEEPLPVIVYIFGGGFELGANTQTTSNASGLAATGRAIGVSLNYRLGPFGWLSLSQYGGVFADATNLGLQDIIAALRWVQENIARFGGDPQNVTVTGHSAGAYSTIGLLAAPAADGLYRRLAAFSGGASRIVPAWWAEELAITFLTELGIADDPQQLFALDAKLLAETLIKVSPRDIGDRHGIDNTTIGIVNDHAQTGAVLADTPLRVLEAGRLRDVDILFSTATNEADWWVINATEKFDPGSIDNLVDELVKKSRIPRSRARRIVAAYDVNGRTPVEVRGALFTDYFFTLPAARAALAHAAAGGNAHLLTVGPVEGAHAVHGTEMYGIVGQQRPRQSSEQAIRDTFVRDALLDFAAGNHDRLWSAVTTEPTAHGVGNPPYDPSAHAAEVLRTFKGIERT; translated from the coding sequence ATGACCGACACTGATACCGCTGCCCAAGCGATCCGTTCTTGGCTGGGCATCCCCTACGCCACTGCAGATCGCTTTCGCCGGCCCACTTTGCTGCCATTCAATCCGGCCCTGCCCTACGACCAGAAGGGGCCGGCCCCGCTGCAGGCCGGCGACACCAGCTGGCTGGAAGCCGACAACGGATTCAGCGAGGACTGCCTGAACCTCAACGTCTGGGCACCCGAAGACGCGGGGGAGGAACCGCTCCCCGTGATCGTCTACATCTTCGGCGGCGGCTTCGAACTTGGCGCGAACACCCAGACCACCTCGAATGCCTCGGGTCTCGCCGCGACCGGCCGTGCCATCGGGGTATCCCTGAACTATCGGCTGGGTCCGTTCGGGTGGCTCTCGCTCTCCCAATACGGGGGCGTGTTCGCGGACGCCACCAACCTCGGCTTGCAAGACATCATCGCCGCGCTCAGATGGGTGCAGGAGAACATTGCCCGCTTCGGTGGCGATCCTCAGAACGTCACCGTCACCGGCCACAGCGCCGGCGCGTACTCCACGATCGGGCTCCTTGCTGCCCCGGCCGCCGACGGCCTCTACCGGCGCCTCGCTGCATTCTCCGGCGGCGCATCCCGGATCGTTCCGGCCTGGTGGGCCGAAGAACTCGCGATCACGTTTCTGACCGAACTCGGCATCGCGGACGATCCACAACAACTGTTCGCTCTGGATGCGAAGCTCCTTGCCGAGACACTCATCAAGGTCAGCCCGCGCGATATCGGCGATAGACATGGCATCGACAACACGACGATCGGCATCGTGAACGACCATGCTCAAACCGGGGCCGTTCTCGCCGACACCCCGCTGCGCGTCCTCGAAGCCGGACGTCTCCGCGACGTCGACATCCTCTTCAGCACCGCGACAAACGAGGCGGACTGGTGGGTTATCAACGCGACCGAGAAATTCGACCCGGGCAGCATCGACAACCTCGTCGACGAGCTCGTCAAGAAGTCGCGCATCCCCCGCAGCCGTGCCCGGCGCATCGTCGCGGCGTACGACGTCAACGGACGCACTCCGGTCGAGGTGCGCGGGGCGCTCTTCACCGACTACTTTTTCACCTTACCAGCCGCACGCGCGGCACTCGCCCACGCCGCAGCAGGCGGCAACGCCCACCTGCTGACCGTAGGTCCTGTCGAAGGAGCGCACGCGGTACACGGTACGGAGATGTACGGCATCGTCGGCCAGCAACGCCCACGACAAAGCAGCGAGCAAGCCATCCGGGACACCTTTGTTCGCGACGCGCTCCTAGACTTCGCTGCGGGCAACCATGACCGGCTTTGGAGCGCCGTGACTACGGAGCCAACCGCGCACGGCGTTGGCAACCCACCATACGATCCCTCCGCGCATGCAGCCGAGGTCTTGCGCACATTCAAGGGCATCGAGCGGACCTGA
- a CDS encoding Bug family tripartite tricarboxylate transporter substrate binding protein: MKLSSTSNRRALLAASVAMLFGLAAAPAVAQASLDLKIIAPAGPGGGWDSASRSLQQVLTATGAAKNVQVVNVPGAGGTVGLAQFVNNAKGDGNQLMVMGITMVGAVLTNKAPVGLDAVTPIARMTGDPLVVVVPANSPHKTLKDLAAAVKADTSKVVWAGGSAGGADHILAGLIAKQAGDAAKLNYVPFSGGGEALAEMLGGRVTAGVSGYNEFESQIKAGKLRALGVSTAKRIEGVDVPTLKEQGIDVELVNWRGVVAGPAISEPQKAALVAAVNKALKSPEWAKISKARGWDDAYLDADAFAAFLKSDQQRVKEVLSSIGLVK, translated from the coding sequence ATGAAACTCTCGTCCACATCGAATCGCCGCGCCCTACTCGCCGCCTCCGTGGCCATGCTGTTCGGCCTTGCGGCAGCGCCCGCCGTGGCGCAGGCGTCCCTCGACCTCAAGATCATTGCGCCCGCAGGCCCGGGCGGCGGCTGGGACAGCGCCTCGCGCTCGCTGCAGCAGGTGCTCACCGCCACGGGCGCGGCAAAGAACGTGCAGGTCGTCAACGTGCCGGGCGCGGGCGGCACGGTCGGCCTGGCTCAGTTCGTGAACAACGCAAAGGGCGATGGCAACCAGTTGATGGTGATGGGCATCACGATGGTGGGCGCCGTGCTCACCAACAAGGCGCCGGTCGGCCTGGATGCCGTCACGCCGATCGCCCGCATGACCGGCGACCCGCTGGTGGTGGTCGTACCTGCGAACTCGCCGCACAAAACGCTGAAGGATCTTGCCGCGGCCGTGAAGGCGGACACGTCCAAGGTCGTCTGGGCCGGCGGCTCGGCCGGCGGTGCGGACCACATTCTGGCCGGCCTCATCGCCAAGCAGGCCGGCGACGCGGCAAAACTGAACTATGTGCCCTTCTCAGGCGGCGGCGAAGCACTGGCCGAAATGCTGGGCGGCCGCGTGACCGCGGGCGTGTCCGGCTACAACGAGTTCGAGAGCCAGATCAAGGCCGGCAAGCTGCGCGCGCTCGGCGTGTCGACGGCCAAGCGGATCGAAGGCGTCGACGTGCCCACGCTCAAGGAGCAAGGCATCGATGTCGAACTCGTGAACTGGCGCGGCGTCGTTGCAGGTCCTGCGATCAGCGAACCGCAGAAGGCCGCATTGGTGGCAGCCGTCAACAAGGCGCTCAAGTCGCCCGAATGGGCCAAGATTTCGAAGGCCCGCGGCTGGGACGACGCCTATCTGGACGCCGACGCCTTCGCCGCGTTCCTCAAGTCCGATCAGCAACGCGTGAAGGAAGTGCTGAGCTCCATCGGCCTCGTGAAATGA
- a CDS encoding nitroreductase, with the protein MQFDDVILGRRSIRGYKSDPVPRALIGEIIALAMRAPSSNNTQPWNFYVVTGEPLARIRAGNTERMLAGVPQSREFRTGPDFAGSHRERKIGVAKQLFSAMGIARDDTERRHDWVMRGFRQFDAPVCVIVTYDRVRDGSDDTFFDCGAVATALVNAAWSRGLGCVINSQGIMQSPVVREHAGIADDQVIMKSIALGWPDDTFPANAVISERRSVAEATIFVGFDDRNP; encoded by the coding sequence ATGCAATTTGACGACGTCATCCTCGGCCGCCGGAGTATCCGAGGCTACAAATCTGATCCGGTCCCCAGAGCATTGATCGGGGAGATCATTGCATTGGCCATGCGGGCTCCATCGTCCAACAACACCCAGCCGTGGAATTTCTATGTCGTCACCGGCGAGCCGCTGGCCCGCATCCGCGCCGGCAATACGGAGAGGATGCTGGCCGGTGTGCCGCAATCCCGGGAGTTTCGAACCGGCCCGGATTTCGCAGGTTCCCACCGCGAGCGGAAGATTGGGGTCGCCAAGCAGCTGTTCTCCGCGATGGGCATCGCGCGAGACGACACGGAGAGGCGCCACGATTGGGTCATGCGCGGCTTCCGCCAGTTTGACGCGCCGGTCTGCGTCATCGTCACCTACGACCGCGTGCGCGACGGTAGCGACGATACCTTCTTCGACTGCGGGGCGGTGGCCACTGCGCTCGTCAACGCCGCCTGGTCGCGGGGCTTGGGTTGCGTGATCAACAGCCAGGGCATCATGCAATCGCCGGTGGTGCGCGAGCATGCCGGCATTGCCGACGACCAGGTGATCATGAAGAGCATTGCGCTCGGTTGGCCTGACGACACCTTCCCCGCCAACGCGGTGATCTCCGAGCGCAGGAGCGTGGCCGAGGCCACCATCTTTGTTGGCTTTGACGATCGCAACCCATGA
- a CDS encoding tripartite tricarboxylate transporter permease translates to MEVFTLLGQGLLVAIQPGNLLFAGIGVLLGTLVGILPGISPSLTVALLLPITFKLDPTGSIIMFAGIYFGGMYGSSTTAILLNTPGEAASIATAIEGHRMAKAGRGGPALSTAAIGSFVAGLIATIGISVLAPWLVDFAVQFGPWDYFALMVLAFVTVSATFGDSVLRGITSLALGLVLGLVGIDKLTGQSRLAFGVPALLDGVSITTLAVGLFAMGETLYIASRFTGVQEKIEAVRGSLWMTKEDWQRSWKPWLRGIGLGFPIGALPAGGAEVPTLLSYTLERKLAVKPEEFGKGAIEGVAGPEAANNAAATGTLVPLLALGLPTSATAAMMLAGFQQYGLVPGPLLFVTNADLVWGLIASFFIGNLMLLVLNLPLVGLWVRLLKVPQPWLYAGILVFAVMGTLAANPSTVELVMLVTFGICGYLMRCWDYPVAPMIVGLILGPMAESQFRRALQISLGDGLVFFKHAGSATLLALALLALVAPLIFKGLKRFKGDDA, encoded by the coding sequence ATGGAAGTTTTCACGCTATTGGGCCAAGGCCTGCTGGTGGCCATCCAGCCCGGCAACCTGCTCTTCGCCGGCATCGGGGTGCTGCTGGGCACGCTTGTCGGCATCCTGCCCGGCATCAGCCCGTCGCTGACGGTCGCCTTGCTGCTGCCCATCACCTTCAAGCTGGATCCCACGGGCTCCATCATCATGTTTGCCGGCATCTATTTCGGCGGCATGTACGGCAGCTCGACGACTGCGATCCTGCTCAACACGCCCGGCGAGGCGGCCTCGATTGCCACTGCCATCGAGGGGCACCGAATGGCGAAGGCCGGGCGCGGCGGTCCGGCGTTGTCCACGGCGGCCATCGGCTCTTTCGTCGCGGGGCTGATTGCGACGATCGGCATCTCGGTGCTCGCGCCGTGGCTCGTCGACTTCGCGGTGCAGTTCGGTCCGTGGGACTACTTCGCGCTCATGGTGCTGGCCTTTGTCACAGTGTCGGCCACCTTCGGTGACTCGGTGTTGCGCGGGATCACGAGCCTTGCGCTGGGCTTGGTGCTCGGCCTCGTCGGCATCGACAAGCTCACGGGTCAGTCGCGCCTGGCGTTCGGCGTCCCTGCCCTTCTGGACGGCGTGTCCATCACGACACTGGCCGTCGGCCTGTTCGCGATGGGCGAGACGCTTTACATCGCCTCGCGCTTCACCGGCGTGCAGGAAAAGATCGAGGCCGTGCGCGGTTCGCTCTGGATGACGAAGGAAGACTGGCAGCGCTCATGGAAGCCGTGGCTGCGCGGCATTGGCTTGGGTTTCCCGATCGGTGCGTTGCCCGCGGGCGGCGCCGAAGTGCCGACGCTGCTGTCGTACACGCTCGAGCGCAAGTTGGCGGTAAAGCCCGAGGAGTTCGGCAAGGGTGCAATCGAAGGCGTGGCGGGACCCGAGGCTGCCAACAACGCGGCCGCCACGGGCACGCTGGTCCCACTGCTGGCACTGGGCCTTCCAACCTCGGCCACTGCCGCGATGATGCTTGCGGGCTTTCAGCAATACGGGCTGGTGCCGGGCCCGCTGCTCTTCGTGACCAACGCCGATCTCGTCTGGGGGCTGATCGCGAGCTTCTTCATCGGCAACCTGATGCTGCTGGTGCTGAACCTGCCGCTCGTCGGCCTGTGGGTGCGCCTGCTGAAGGTGCCGCAGCCATGGCTCTATGCGGGCATTCTCGTGTTTGCTGTGATGGGCACGCTGGCTGCGAATCCATCCACCGTCGAGTTGGTGATGCTCGTGACATTCGGCATCTGCGGCTATCTCATGCGCTGCTGGGACTACCCAGTGGCGCCGATGATCGTCGGGCTCATCCTCGGGCCGATGGCGGAGAGCCAATTCCGGCGCGCACTGCAGATCAGCCTGGGCGACGGGCTGGTGTTCTTCAAGCATGCGGGCTCGGCCACGCTGCTGGCGCTGGCACTGCTTGCGCTGGTTGCTCCGCTGATTTTCAAGGGGCTGAAGCGGTTCAAGGGTGATGACGCCTGA